From a single Prionailurus bengalensis isolate Pbe53 chromosome A1, Fcat_Pben_1.1_paternal_pri, whole genome shotgun sequence genomic region:
- the ZNF622 gene encoding zinc finger protein 622 produces MATYTCITCRVAFDDAEVQRAHYKTDWHRYNLKRKVADMAPVTAEGFQERVRAQRAVAEQESKGTATYCTVCSKKFASFNAYENHLKSRRHVELEKKAVRAVNRKVEMMNEKNLEKGLGVDSVDKDAMNAAIQQAIKAQPSMSPKKAPAAPEEEPRSPVAVADGGRAPHDRDPAEKPPRLQWFEQQAKKLAKQQEEEESEEEEDLDEEDWEDIDSDEESECEDAEPMEEAEEPDAEEGEAGGGPLSGAIPITDCLFCPHHSSSLMKNVAHMTKVHSFFIPDIEYLSDLKGLIKYLGEKVGVGKICLWCNEKGKSFYSTEAVQAHMNDKSHCKLFTDGDAALEFADFYDFRSSYPDYTEGGQPDGTEDLPSEKTLEYDDETMELILPSGARVGHRSLMRYYKQRFGLSRTVAVAKNQKAVGRILQQYRALGWTGSTATGAALMRERDMQYVQRMKSKWMLKTGMKNNATKQMHFRPQVRF; encoded by the exons ATGGCGACGTACACCTGCATTACCTGCCGGGTGGCGTTCGACGACGCGGAGGTGCAACGGGCCCACTACAAGACGGACTGGCACCGCTACAACCTGAAGCGCAAAGTGGCCGACATGGCCCCGGTCACCGCCGAGGGTTTCCAGGAGCGGGTGCGGGCGCAGCGGGCCGTGGCGGAGCAGGAGAGCAAGGGCACGGCCACCTACTGCACCGTCTGCAGTAAGAAGTTTGCCTCTTTCAACGCCTACGAGAACCACCTCAAGTCCCGGCGGCACGTGGAGCTGGAGAAGAAGGCCGTGCGGGCCGTGAACCGGAAAGTGGAGATGATGAACGAAAAGAACCTGGAGAAAGGCCTGGGCGTGGACAGCGTGGACAAGGATGCCATGAACGCGGCCATCCAGCAGGCCATCAAGGCTCAGCCGTCCATGTCTCCCAAGAAGGCCCCCGCAGCGCCGGAGGAGGAGCCCAGGAGCCCCGTGGCGGTGGCTGATGGAGGACGTGCGCCTCACGACCGGGACCCGGCCGAGAAACCTCCCCGGCTCCAGTGGTTTGAACAGCAGGCCAAGAAGTTGGcaaagcagcaggaggaggaggagagtgaggaggaggaggacctcGACGAAGAAG ATTGGGAAGATATCGATTCTGATGAGGAGTCGGAATGTGAGGATGCTGAACCAATGGAGGAGGCGGAGGAGCCGGATgcggaggagggggaggctgggggaggcccCCTCAGCGGTGCTATCCCCATAACGGACTGCTTATTTTGCCCCCATCATTCAAGCTCCCTCATGAAGAATGTGGCTCATATGACCAAAGTCCACAGCTTCTTTATTCCCGACATAGAATATCTTTCTGATCTTAAGGGACTGATTAAATACTTAG GAGAGAAAGTTGGCGTTGGGAAGATTTGCTTGTGGTGCAATGAGAAAGGGAAATCCTTCTACTCCACGGAAGCTGTACAGGCACACATGAATGACAAAAGCCACTGTAAGCTCTTCACGGACGGTGATGCTGCTTTGGAATTTGCAGACTTCTACGATTTTAG GAGTAGCTACCCAGATTACACGGAAGGGGGGCAGCCTGATGGGACTGAGGACTTACCCTCCGAAAAGACATTAGAATATGATGATGAAACCATGGAGCTGATTCTGCCTTCTG gtgCCAGAGTGGGTCATCGCTCCTTGATGAGATACTACAAACAGCGATTTGGCTTGTCAAGAACTGTGGCTGTTGCTAAGAATCAGAAGGCCGTGGGCCGGATACTCCAGCAGTACAGAGCCCTGGGGTGGACCGGCAGCACAG CCACAGGAGCTGCTCTGATGCGTGAGCGAGACATGCAGTATGTCCAAAGGATGAAGTCAAAGTGGATGCTGAAGACAGGAATGAAGAACAATGCCACCAAGCAGATGCACTTCAGGCCCCAAGTGAGGTTCTGA